Below is a window of Tolypothrix bouteillei VB521301 DNA.
TAAAGCTCTCCACAATTCAACAGCTGTCCATTCCCCACTTTCCACAAGATACTGCCAGAGAAAAGGAAACGCTAATTCAAAACCAATTGCACCAGGTGGGGCTTCAGCAAAAGCTACAGTTTTTTCTTCATAGGTATAGGGTGAATGGTCAATAGCGATCGCATCGATGTCACCTGTTTTTACTGCTTGCCGCAAAGCCGCTAAATCTTGAGAGTTTCCTAAAGGTGGTTCCAATCGCAGACTCGGATCGTAACTTTTTACTGCTTTTGTATCCAATAAAAGATGCATCCAAGTTGTACTGGCAGTCACGGGTACGCCTCTAGCTTTTGCCGAAGCAATAAGTTCAACACTGCGAGCAGTAGAAACACGCATAATGTGTACTGGTACGCCTATAGGAGAAGCTAATTCTAATAAAGCAGCAATAGCAGAAGTTTCAGAACTCATAGGTATAAAAGGTAACCCCAACCGGATCGCATCTAAACCTTCCCTTACGACTCCATTTCCTTTTAACTCCGGATTGCAACAGTAAAAAGCGATCGGTTTCCCCAAAGGTTGGACATATTCCAAAACTCGCCGCACCAAGGCAAAATTTTCCCAAGGATGACCGTCTGTAAAACCAACTACCCCTGCGGCTGTTAGATCTGCCAATTCGGTCATCTGCTTACCAACGACTTTCTCAGTTATGGCACCCCAAAGATTCACAAGAGGAAGAGATATAGGGGAAGAAATGTCTCCTTGTCCCTCTAACATTTTGCTTTTCTGCAACAACTGTGCAACAACAGAGGGATCGTCAATAGCTGGGGATGTATCAGGTAATATATTAATTCTTGTAAAACCTCCAGCAGAAGCAGCTTGCATGAGAGAAAAAAGACTTTCCCTTTCTTCAAACCCAGGTTCTCCAGAATGACTGTATAAATCCACCAATCCCGGTCCCAGAATTAACCCCTGACAATTTTTGATATGGGTATCATTTGGCAGATCGGAAATGTTATCGGCAACAAACCCAATTACGCCGTCCTTAATCAGCACATCAGTAATGCGGTCAATCCCAGATACCGGGTCAATAACCCTGACTTGTTGTAGCAGTTCGCTTGTCATTTTACCTGTACGCTATTAGCTATTAGCTATCAGCTTGCATTTATTCAAATATCAGCTTTGTACAAGTTTACAGTTTTTTAGGCATTCTGCTAATTATGCTACAATGCGCCTGCTGCTGTTTTATCCAATACACCTCCACCTAAGTGAGCGGTAATGTTCATTGCTTGCAGTACTGGCAAACTATTAGTACCCGATGGGTAATCGATAACGCTAACTGCACCATTTCCTTGACGGAAATTCCAGAATTGTTCTGAAGACAAACCCAGAATATGACAGAGTAAAGTTTTATTAGTCGCATCGTGAGCGACGACCAAGCCGGTTTTAAGACCCTTTGCTAATGCTGTTTCTACAATAGCTTGCCATGCTATGACAGCACGATCCCAAACTTGCTGCAAATTTTCCCCTTCTGGCATCTGCACTTCGGCAGGTATTGTACGCCAGCGATGCAGTTCGCCGGGAAATTCTTGCTCAATTTCTTCTTCTAATTTTCCTTCCCAAAGCCCGTGGCTGATTTCTCTCAAACCATCATATAGTTGCAATTCTAGATGGGGATGAGATGCCAAAATAATTTCTGCTGTTTCTTTAGGACGCAGCATTGGACTACTCACGGCAAAATCAATGGCAACATCTTTGAGAAATTGGGAAGCTTTCTGAGCCTGCTGTCTGCCATTATCATTTAGAGGAACATCAATTTGACCTTGAAATCTTGTTTGGCGGTTCCACTCAGTTTCTCCATGCCGCACTAATAATAATCGTACCCCTTGATGATTGGGTCTTAAGGAGGGTAAAGTTTCTCCAAGGTGTTGGGTTTGATTGAGAGATTCCAGTTGGACTGATTCCTCCAAACCTCCAGCAAAATTGAGGACGGTAATATTACAGTTGGATTGTTGTATGGAATGGTAGCGAGATGCGGGAATCGAAAGTGCCGTGCCAATCAAAGCACGATTAATACCGTTATGTCCAACAATCAGAATAGTTTCACCTTGATGGCGTTGTAAAGCCTCTTGCCAAAATTGACGCGCTTGTTCGTATAAAGCTAGGACGGGAAAGAATTCTTTGGTTTCTTCACCATTTTGAATTAGCATTTGGAGTCGATCCGGTGTTTCCTGCCAAATGCGATAGTCTTCAGGAAACTTCTCCTTAACTTCAGCACTCGCCAACCCTTGCCATAAAGGAAGGTCAATTTCTAGTAACTTTTCAGAAGTTTGGGGAACAGGACATTGTTTGGAATGATTGGCTAATTCTTGATGAATAGTCTCTGCTGTGTATTTGGCTCGTTGTAGGGGGCTAGTGTATATTGCGCTAAATGCGATATTAGCAAGAGCTTTGCCCACTTTAGCCGAATCAGCACGACCTTGTTCTGTGAGCTTGGATGCATCAGTACGTCCTTGTATGCGTTTTTCGGCGTTGTATGTGCTTTGACCGTGACGCACAATAATCACACGGGTCACTTTTTGCCCTCCTCTATTTTCAGTGCGCGAACAAAACCCTTGTTACTAATAGATACTTGTCCCTAAGTACAGGGCAGTGTTCCAATAGTAAATGCGATCGCAGGGGGTTTACTTGCGTAACATAATAAAAAGAGTATCATCCATTGCCTCGTGAGATGATTGCGACTCAATATATTTCTTGAACTAAATATAAGAGTCCCTCTAGATTTTTGGGCTCAAGCCTAAAATCCGGAGGGACCAGATGACTGATTGAGTTTTTCCAAAATTTCGATTACCTTATTGCAGAACAGATCTACGTGAAATCTAGGATTTCTACCTAGGTGTCACTTGGACTTCCACTGCATTGCCATTCTCAAATGGCTGGTTGCCTCCTTGTGGTATGATAACGTTGTTTGAATTAAACCTGTCATTCTGACGCAACTCAACGCGATCGCTAATCGGTATAACACCTGTTGGCGCAACCTGAACCCCTGTCCTTGAACTGTTACCTGCATTTAGATCTGAAAAAAATCTTGAGTAATCGTTCTCAGCCGACCTATTGCCGATCCCAGTTAAAGAGCCACCCTGGATGGTGTAGTTTTCCTGGTTGGATTGTGGTGTCTGCAAAGATTGTCCGTATGCTGTACCACATATCCCGATAGTTGCTGCCATAGCAGTCAAAGCAGCGATAGCTCCAGTATTCATTGTCTTCACCTAACTTCCAAATTCTTTGACGCCCGATGATACTATAAGAATATTCTGTTTACTTCTTATTGTAAGCTTAGCTACAAAAAAATCAGTATACCGGAATACATATTCTTTAAAACTCAGACACGTTATAACTTTAGGTTGATATAACACTGTAAGTTGGCGATCGCGATCGGTATTTAATAAGATATTGATTGATTTTCAGGAGCGTTGCATTAATATAGCATTTTTAAAATATCAGTCAAAAGCGAGATTTATCAACTCCTTCTACCCCTACCTACACTACTTGAAAATTTTTATAAATTTTTTATAATTCCTATTTTTAGGATATCAAGATTTTTCTTAAATATTCTTTGTGTATTTCTTCTTAGAAAAAATTCAAAAAATTTGAATCTTGAGAAAATAAAGATACATTTTGTAATAAAAGTGTTTTCTATCCTTAACTAGTAAATGTACGAAAAATTTGTAAAAAACACTCAGAAATCAACTGAAAATGAAAGAAAAAGTTGCTCACATAAGTATATTTCCAAACCTAAACAGGAGTTACATAGGACTCCTATATACTCTTTTAGTCAAGAAGCTCACCGAAATTTAACTGCTGTAAAAGCGATAAAACTTTACCAGAAGTAGAACGCGATCGCTAACCTCCAAAATGGAAATAAAACAGATGTCTTTGTTTTCAACCCAAGACGATTGCAAGTCTTTACAAAAGAAAAAAAAAGCTAAACTAGGACGCTATGGACGTATCCAAAGAGAACTGGAAACATCAGATCGAGATCCCTACAAAGTCTTGATTGAATGTGAGCCGCCACCACTAGCAGCCTATAACTACAAATTTGTGGATTTGTTTTGCGGTGCGGGGGGAATGACACAGGGTTTTGCTCAAGCTGGATTTCAGCCAGTCGCAAGTGTAGAAGTCAATGAAATTGCTTCTGCTACTCATAAAATGAACTTTCCCAAGTGTCACCATTTTTGTGGCGATATAGAAAAATTTGATTCGCATCAATGGTTGTCTGAAATTAATTCGCCTGAAATCCATCTTGTTGTGGGTGGACCGCCATGTCAGGGATTTTCTGTTGCAGGAAAACGGGACTCTAAAGACCCTCGGAATCGGTTGTTTCGTGAATTTGTGCGAGTTGTTTCGGAAATCCAACCCTGGTATGTTGTTATGGAAAATGTACCGGGAATTTTAACGATCGATAAGGGGGCTCTCAGGGAAGAAATTTGCCAAGCTTTTGCAAGTATTGGTTATCCTCATGTATCTGTTGCTATTTTAGAATCTGCAGCATATGGAGTTCCTCAAATTCGCCCCAGAGCCATTTTTATTGCCAATCGATTTGGCATGGCAAACCCGTATCCAAAAGTACAATTGTTATCTGACCAATACAAACCCATTGAATCAGCAATTGCCGATTTGCCAGAGTATACACCTATACCAGAGATTAACCATCAATGGACTCGTCATTCTCCTGAGTATATGGAAAGAATTGCTCAAGTTCCACCAGGAGGTTCTTTATACACAAAATATGTTGATGCTTTCAAGCGTCAATACCCAGGGTTACCCAGTATGACAGTCAAAGAAAACCATGGTGGAACACACATTCATCCTTATCTCAATCGCGTAATTTCAGCACGCGAAATGGCAAGGTTGCAAACATTTCCAGATACATTTCTTTTTGCAGGTTCCATGAAAAAAGCAATGTGGCAAATTGGAAATGCCGTACCGCCTCGCCTAGTAGAGTGTATTGGGTACGGGCTCATTCCTTCCTTAAATGAAATATACAGAAACCTCTCGCAAGAGGAAATAAACTAACAATGCCTTCTAAGATAGAACTTCTACCCCCCATCAATGCTAAGTGCGTGCGGGAAAATGGCAAACAATTTTATGTGGACACTTTGGGAAACCGTTTTCCCAGCGTGACAACCATACTAAATGTTACAAAACCGCAAGAGGAACGCGACAGACTCAACAATTGGAAATTTCGTGTTGGGATGGAAGAAGCAACTCGTATTTCCACAACAGCAAGCCGTCGGGGAACTCAAACTCACAAACAAATTGAACGTTATTTGCTTGGAAAGAACGTTGATTGTCCTGAAGCGAGTCTTCCTTATTGGGAAAGTATCAAGCCTGTCTTAGAAGAAATTGATACAATAAGACTTGTGGAAGGTTCGGTGTTTCACTACAACAAAAGCTATTCTGGTAAAGTCGATTGTGTCGCTAGTTATAAGGGTGTACCTTGTATTTGTGAGTGGAAGACATCAGATAAGCCTAAAGAATCGATTGAGCGATTGTACGAATATCCATTGCAACTAACGGCTTATTTAGGAGCAGTGAACGATTACTATCGAGATTATGGTATTAAGATAGATCGTGCTTTGTTAGTTGTGGCAATTCCGGAGAGAGAGGCTGAGATATTTTGGTTTGAACCAGAAGCCATGCAAGGGTATTGGGAAAAATGGGAAAAAAGGGTTGTTGAGTATTGGCAAAGAATGGGTAACGAATACAATAAGTAGCATAGCTGAGGGTACTAGTTACGTGCTGATTTCTTCGTTAAACTAAGATATCTAGAACCTTTTGCAAAGAAAGTAGGATAAGAGCGGAATAGATATTAATTGCCTGTAGCAAAAATTTGTTCTGCAGTTAGCTGTATATCTTTGAATGTAGGTGATATGATACGGTCACTACCTCGAAATTGGGTAGGTTTTTGATATTGGTTTCTACTAGATGATAACAGGTAAATCGATATTGTCGGTTGCTTTGGATTGCCAATATAATCTCGACCTCCTAAGCCTAAATAATCTACAATCCAGTATTCTGGGATACCTAATGTACTGTAGTCTTCGACTTTTCGCGCATAATCATTTTGCCAGTTAGTACTGACGACTTCTACTACGAGTTTGACAGAAGTTCCTAAAGTAATGACAGGTTCATCTTGCCATAAAGGTTCATTAACAATTGTAGCTTTATCTAGCACTACGACATCAGGACGGAAAGCTGTTGTTGTGCCTAGAGGTTTTATTAAACAACGTGTAGGTGTAAACCAACCAACGCTCAATCGATCTATTTCAACATTCACTTTTCGTAAGATAAAAGCAGCTACTTCTTCATGTGGTCCGGTTGGTTCCATATCAAGAAGTTCTCCGTCAATTAATTCGTAGCGTTCATTATCTCCATATTTAGTCATGAAGTCATCAAATGTCAGGAGTTTCGGAACAGCTTTTGTCATCGCAATCGCACCTCCTTATTTGTTTTGTCGTTCGCACTAAGTCTACCGATACTCAGCTTCAATACTGAATCTAATAGTAGGGGAAGGACAACGCCAACCCTGTCTGCTAGATCTGACAGGAAGACAACCTTGCGATAAGCCGGGTACGGCTTGCGCCAAGGGCGATCGCATTGCTTCCGACGAGATATCATCGGGTTTGTAAAACCACCAATCTCCCCTACTCTCGGATCTTGAGACAGCTGTCAATTTGCGTGTAGGGTATCTCTGCTTGTTGTAAAAGCTCGCTAAAGTCCTTTCTCGTAAACTATTGCTGCGAGGATTCATTTCCTGAGCCCAGGTACAAGTTGCGTTAATATTCCATAAAATAGCAGTCGCTATAAAAAATAAAGTTGGAAATTTATTTTTACCCATACTTCTGATTGAGCAGAAAATAGCAATTCAACATTTGCCTTTACAGAGTCTCTACATTGGCATTTCCAGGTATAGCTGAGAAAGAGAAGACGCTGTCAATACTATGAAATAAATCTCAAAATTGGAGCCATCTATCACTCAAGCACCGCCAAGACAGATTTCGGTAATAATTTATCTTTAAACCAAATAATACGAGCAGGTACATCATTCAATTTAACACCTGCTTTTTCCAAATTCAATCGCTCAGAAATAGCTAAAATCAAATTATGAGACTGAGCGCGACGCACCTGTGCAAACTTTTTTTGCAAATACTCCGGTCGCCAATATCCTACAATTTCTAATAAAAAGGAGCGTCCGTCGGGATGAACCAATCTAAAATCCGGAATCATTACACTTCCAGGTATCGGAATTAAGTCAACTTCTCGCTCCAGTACCCAATCAGTTTTGAGAGCATCCCACTTATCAGCAAAAGAATGCTCTAACATACTGTCATACGGTTTCCCTGGGGGATAATGAGTCACCAAACCGCAATCAGAATTCAAAGTAAACCGCCCTGTTTTCCAAGTATTGGTGTAAACATCCCGAATTTGAAGCGTAGCAGCAAGACTCCATTTTGTAACATGAAGTAAAGCTGGTATAAGTTTAGCAATTGCCAAACCATACCGCGTACTGGGAGTAAACAAACTTGTAGGACCATCAATTGTAATCGTAAATCCGTGGTCAGCATCTCCCTCTATGTAAGACATTAATTGAAACAATTTGAGATATCGAAACAAAAGCTTGTATTGTCCCGGAACGTTTCGATGAGCGTTAATTGTTAATTGGCTCGCCTTATAAAACACCCCCTGTACCTGAGATAAGTTGTAGCGGTGTAACAAACTTTCTGACTGCGGTGCATCAAAAGCAGTTAAAATTTTATTCTCAGATAAATCCGCATACAATCCATTACGCACCTGTTCCGACACAACTTCCCGTTCGAGTTCGCGACTTAATTCATCAGCGATCGCTTGCAAAGTCACCTCTGTCAATTCACGGCTTGGAACAGACTTAGCCGCCAAAGCAAAAACCTTTTCTCTTAACATTTGAGGTTCCAAAGGACTAACCACCTCAAACGTGCAAAAACTGCTTTTTAAAATATAAGCCAAACCACGCTTTATCTTGTAATCTGGAGTATCACCCTCAAACTCCAACAGTTGGCGCTCGAGAACTCCTTGAGAACTACTCACCGCCTTTTGAAAAAAACCAATCAACTCCGTTGCTATCTCTAAATTTTTATCATCAACCTTCAACCTCTTAGGAAGAATTTCTTCCCCATTTTGTCTGTGACTGAGTAAATCAGTTGGTAACATCTTCTTGCTTTTGGATTTTAGATTTTAGATTCTGGATTTTCAGTCTTATAATTCAAATCCAACTGTTCGGCTGCTTTATAACTTTTCCCCTGACCGCTTCCATAAACCACCTGCAAATTCTCTCTTCCCCGCTCTCCTGACTCCTTGCTTCTCTGCTTTCTTTCAACACCGCGCCTCCTAGCCGAAGTCCCTTCCTCAGTTGTATTCTCAGCCACCACCTCATACAACACTGCTTGCTTGTTCCCTTCTTTCCCCCTTCTCAAAACCCTTCCCAAACGTTGAATGTACTCCCTTGCCGAACCAGTTCCTGATAAAATAATAGCAACAGAAGCTGAAGGCACATCTACACCCTCATTCAACACGTGAGAAGCCACCAAAGTCCTATACTCTCCCTCCCGAAATTTCGTTAAAATTTCATGCCGTTCTTTGACAGGAGTTTGATGAGTAATCGCAGGAATTAACAATTCTTGAGAAATGCGATAAACCGTCGCATTATCAGCAGTAAAAATTAAAACTCGTTCCGGATAATGCTGTGTTAATAAATCTAACAAAATTCGCAATTTTCCATCAGTTCCCAAAGCAATTTCCTTAGCTTCACGATGTGCTAGCATTGCCCTACGTCCTGCTTGAGAACGCGCACTCATTTGCACAAATCTTTGCCAACCTTGCATGCTACCCAAAGAAATTTTTGATTCTTTCAAAAAATCATTGCGAGTTTGAATCAATTGATTGTATTTTTCCCGTTCTTGTTGTGAAAGTTTGACTTTAATTTGGACAATTTCGTGTTCTGCTAGGGCTTTACCCGCGAGTTCCTCAGCCCTTTTACGATAAACCTCCGGTCCTATTAAAATATTTAAATCCGCATGCTTCCCATCAGTTCGTTCTGGTGTAGCCGATAATCCCAAACGATAGGGTGCGATCGCATATTCAGCAATTACGCGGTTAAAATCCGTTGGTAGGTGGTGACATTCATCAAAAATCAGCAAAGCGTACCGATCCCCAAGTGTTTCTGCATGAATGGCTGCACTATCGTAAGTTGACACGAGAATGGGTGTTTTATCCCGAGAACCACCTCCTAACAGTCCCACTTCAGCGTCAGGAAATGCTGCTTTTAAATGAGCGTACCACTGGTGCATTAAATCCAGGGTTGGGACAACAATCAGAGTCGTGCGAGGCGTCGATTGCATTGCCATCTGCGCTAAATAAGTCTTTCCGGCTGCTGTTGGTAGTACCACTACCCCCTGTCTTCCCGCCAACTTCCAAGCGGCTAGCGCCTCGCTTTGGTGGGGATAGGGCTCCATTTCCAAACTTGAAGCCAACTCTATTGGGTAAAACTCTTTAGCCTCGTCAATAAAACTGGTGTTTTCTGCTTGTAGCGCTTCTACCAAAGGACGGTATTGAATGGCTGGAATCCGAAATTTTTCTACCCTGTCATCCCACGTAGCAAAATCCATCCAGCCTTTACCGCGAGGTGGTGGATGCAAAATTAATGTGCCACGATCAAAGGTTAATGTAGGGGTGCGACCCATATAAATGCTTTTTCCTACTCTTGAAACTGGGAACTGAGGACTAGAGATTGGGATTGGAAGACAATCCAGCGATCGGTCTCTTGCACCGAGTTCTTTCATTAAATATTAATAACGTAATTATACGTATGATAAATCGGAATGGCTCAGATAAAACACAAGTTAATGCATTTATCAACCAGATCAAATCCCACTGGAAAAGACCCCCCAGTCTTTTTGACTCTTACAATGTCCAGCGTCATCGCTTTACTCTCAAGCGACTGCGACTGCAAGCGCAGCTTATGCTAATTGTTGGTTTAACAGTTATTGCATTTTTCTTGTGGCTTAACGTACAACCTTCAGGTAAATTTTCTGCGCTTACTCTTGGAGTTTGTATAGAAATAATAATCGGTACTTGTTTGTTTTTCTCCAAAACTCAACTCGGTTACCGTCACCCTCACCTTATCTTTTTAAGTTTAAGTTGGTCTGTAACTTGTATCAATCAAATTGGTACCGCTTTACTTTTTCATGTGATTGAGCCAAGAATAGGCATTTGGAATTTAATGTTTCTCACTCAAGCAACGATGGTTCCTGTCCTGTGGCATCTCCATATGATTTCTCAAATAGGAACTATCTTTTGTTACCTGACCTTATACGGACTGTTTCATCCCACTCTAAAATATCCGTTTCCCTATTATGTCGAACAAGGATTGTATTTATTCTGGACTTGTGTTATTTGTAATTTGTCTGTTTATTTTTACGATAAATTACGAAAAGAAGAATTTCACACTCGCAAAGATTTAGAAGTCGCTCAGGAAAAGTCAGATAAATTATTACTCAATATTTTGCCAGAAACCATCGCGTCTAAATTGAAGCACCAGCGAACTACAATTGCCGATCATTTTCATGAAGTGACAGTTTTGTTTGCAGATATTGTTGGCTTTACAGAACTTTCAAGTCATACCTCTCCAACGGAATTGGTCGAGTTACTAAATGAAATTTTTTCCAAATTTGACAAACTAGCAGAACAGCATGGAGTAGAAAAAATTAAAACAATTGGTGATGCTTACATGGCTGTAGCCGGATTACCCATTCCCCGTAGCGACCACGCACTTACAATGGCTAAGATGGCATTGGATATGCAACGCACCATACAACAGTTTAACCAAGAGAGAGATTTGTCGTTTCGCATCCGAATTGGTATTAGTACCGGACCTGTGGTAGCAGGTGTGATTGGTTTGAAGAAGTTTACTTACGATCTTTGGGGAGATACTGTCAATACAGCGAGTCGAATGGAGTCTCACGGAATAGCTGACTGCATTCAAGTTTGTGAAGCGAGTTATGAGCGCTTAAAAGATAAGTTTTTGCTGGAAAAACGGGGTTTAATTTCTGTTAAAGGTAAAGGAAAAATGATGACATATTTACTGAAAGCAGAATATATTAAGAATTAATATGTTTTTTAACAAAAAGTAAAAAAAGATAAACGAATTGAAG
It encodes the following:
- a CDS encoding adenylate/guanylate cyclase domain-containing protein, translated to MINRNGSDKTQVNAFINQIKSHWKRPPSLFDSYNVQRHRFTLKRLRLQAQLMLIVGLTVIAFFLWLNVQPSGKFSALTLGVCIEIIIGTCLFFSKTQLGYRHPHLIFLSLSWSVTCINQIGTALLFHVIEPRIGIWNLMFLTQATMVPVLWHLHMISQIGTIFCYLTLYGLFHPTLKYPFPYYVEQGLYLFWTCVICNLSVYFYDKLRKEEFHTRKDLEVAQEKSDKLLLNILPETIASKLKHQRTTIADHFHEVTVLFADIVGFTELSSHTSPTELVELLNEIFSKFDKLAEQHGVEKIKTIGDAYMAVAGLPIPRSDHALTMAKMALDMQRTIQQFNQERDLSFRIRIGISTGPVVAGVIGLKKFTYDLWGDTVNTASRMESHGIADCIQVCEASYERLKDKFLLEKRGLISVKGKGKMMTYLLKAEYIKN
- a CDS encoding DUF790 family protein, with the translated sequence MLPTDLLSHRQNGEEILPKRLKVDDKNLEIATELIGFFQKAVSSSQGVLERQLLEFEGDTPDYKIKRGLAYILKSSFCTFEVVSPLEPQMLREKVFALAAKSVPSRELTEVTLQAIADELSRELEREVVSEQVRNGLYADLSENKILTAFDAPQSESLLHRYNLSQVQGVFYKASQLTINAHRNVPGQYKLLFRYLKLFQLMSYIEGDADHGFTITIDGPTSLFTPSTRYGLAIAKLIPALLHVTKWSLAATLQIRDVYTNTWKTGRFTLNSDCGLVTHYPPGKPYDSMLEHSFADKWDALKTDWVLEREVDLIPIPGSVMIPDFRLVHPDGRSFLLEIVGYWRPEYLQKKFAQVRRAQSHNLILAISERLNLEKAGVKLNDVPARIIWFKDKLLPKSVLAVLE
- a CDS encoding dihydroorotase, producing MTSELLQQVRVIDPVSGIDRITDVLIKDGVIGFVADNISDLPNDTHIKNCQGLILGPGLVDLYSHSGEPGFEERESLFSLMQAASAGGFTRINILPDTSPAIDDPSVVAQLLQKSKMLEGQGDISSPISLPLVNLWGAITEKVVGKQMTELADLTAAGVVGFTDGHPWENFALVRRVLEYVQPLGKPIAFYCCNPELKGNGVVREGLDAIRLGLPFIPMSSETSAIAALLELASPIGVPVHIMRVSTARSVELIASAKARGVPVTASTTWMHLLLDTKAVKSYDPSLRLEPPLGNSQDLAALRQAVKTGDIDAIAIDHSPYTYEEKTVAFAEAPPGAIGFELAFPFLWQYLVESGEWTAVELWRALSTRPAECLQQQPSAIAPGQKVEMILYDPQANWKVEKKNLYTLSTNTPWFGQQIQGRVVRTWVSSDRRSSVD
- a CDS encoding DEAD/DEAH box helicase family protein, producing the protein MGRTPTLTFDRGTLILHPPPRGKGWMDFATWDDRVEKFRIPAIQYRPLVEALQAENTSFIDEAKEFYPIELASSLEMEPYPHQSEALAAWKLAGRQGVVVLPTAAGKTYLAQMAMQSTPRTTLIVVPTLDLMHQWYAHLKAAFPDAEVGLLGGGSRDKTPILVSTYDSAAIHAETLGDRYALLIFDECHHLPTDFNRVIAEYAIAPYRLGLSATPERTDGKHADLNILIGPEVYRKRAEELAGKALAEHEIVQIKVKLSQQEREKYNQLIQTRNDFLKESKISLGSMQGWQRFVQMSARSQAGRRAMLAHREAKEIALGTDGKLRILLDLLTQHYPERVLIFTADNATVYRISQELLIPAITHQTPVKERHEILTKFREGEYRTLVASHVLNEGVDVPSASVAIILSGTGSAREYIQRLGRVLRRGKEGNKQAVLYEVVAENTTEEGTSARRRGVERKQRSKESGERGRENLQVVYGSGQGKSYKAAEQLDLNYKTENPESKI
- a CDS encoding DNA cytosine methyltransferase gives rise to the protein MSLFSTQDDCKSLQKKKKAKLGRYGRIQRELETSDRDPYKVLIECEPPPLAAYNYKFVDLFCGAGGMTQGFAQAGFQPVASVEVNEIASATHKMNFPKCHHFCGDIEKFDSHQWLSEINSPEIHLVVGGPPCQGFSVAGKRDSKDPRNRLFREFVRVVSEIQPWYVVMENVPGILTIDKGALREEICQAFASIGYPHVSVAILESAAYGVPQIRPRAIFIANRFGMANPYPKVQLLSDQYKPIESAIADLPEYTPIPEINHQWTRHSPEYMERIAQVPPGGSLYTKYVDAFKRQYPGLPSMTVKENHGGTHIHPYLNRVISAREMARLQTFPDTFLFAGSMKKAMWQIGNAVPPRLVECIGYGLIPSLNEIYRNLSQEEIN
- a CDS encoding histidine phosphatase family protein, with the translated sequence MTRVIIVRHGQSTYNAEKRIQGRTDASKLTEQGRADSAKVGKALANIAFSAIYTSPLQRAKYTAETIHQELANHSKQCPVPQTSEKLLEIDLPLWQGLASAEVKEKFPEDYRIWQETPDRLQMLIQNGEETKEFFPVLALYEQARQFWQEALQRHQGETILIVGHNGINRALIGTALSIPASRYHSIQQSNCNITVLNFAGGLEESVQLESLNQTQHLGETLPSLRPNHQGVRLLLVRHGETEWNRQTRFQGQIDVPLNDNGRQQAQKASQFLKDVAIDFAVSSPMLRPKETAEIILASHPHLELQLYDGLREISHGLWEGKLEEEIEQEFPGELHRWRTIPAEVQMPEGENLQQVWDRAVIAWQAIVETALAKGLKTGLVVAHDATNKTLLCHILGLSSEQFWNFRQGNGAVSVIDYPSGTNSLPVLQAMNITAHLGGGVLDKTAAGAL
- a CDS encoding Uma2 family endonuclease; translation: MTKAVPKLLTFDDFMTKYGDNERYELIDGELLDMEPTGPHEEVAAFILRKVNVEIDRLSVGWFTPTRCLIKPLGTTTAFRPDVVVLDKATIVNEPLWQDEPVITLGTSVKLVVEVVSTNWQNDYARKVEDYSTLGIPEYWIVDYLGLGGRDYIGNPKQPTISIYLLSSSRNQYQKPTQFRGSDRIISPTFKDIQLTAEQIFATGN
- a CDS encoding PD-(D/E)XK nuclease family protein; the protein is MPSKIELLPPINAKCVRENGKQFYVDTLGNRFPSVTTILNVTKPQEERDRLNNWKFRVGMEEATRISTTASRRGTQTHKQIERYLLGKNVDCPEASLPYWESIKPVLEEIDTIRLVEGSVFHYNKSYSGKVDCVASYKGVPCICEWKTSDKPKESIERLYEYPLQLTAYLGAVNDYYRDYGIKIDRALLVVAIPEREAEIFWFEPEAMQGYWEKWEKRVVEYWQRMGNEYNK